Proteins encoded together in one Xiphophorus maculatus strain JP 163 A chromosome 13, X_maculatus-5.0-male, whole genome shotgun sequence window:
- the LOC111610536 gene encoding histone H4, giving the protein MSGRGKGGKGLGKGGAKRHRKVLRDNIQGITKPAIRRLARRGGVKRISGLIYEETRGVLKVFLENVIRDAVTYTEHAKRKTVTAMDVVYALKRQGRTLYGFGG; this is encoded by the coding sequence atgagcgGCAGAGGAAAAGGAGGCAAAGGTCTCGGTAAAGGAGGCGCCAAGCGGCACCGTAAAGTTCTCCGCGATAACATCCAGGGAATCACCAAGCCCGCTATCCGCCGTCTGGCTCGCCGCGGGGGAGTCAAGCGGATCTCCGGTCTCATCTACGAGGAGACCCGCGGTGTGCTCAAGGTCTTCCTGGAGAACGTCATCCGTGACGCCGTCACGTACACCGAGCACGCCAAGAGGAAGACCGTCACCGCCATGGACGTGGTGTACGCTCTGAAGAGGCAGGGCCGCACTCTGTACGGCTTCGGGGGTTAA
- the LOC111610537 gene encoding histone H1-like codes for MAEEAPAAAPAKAPAKAPKKKSAPRAKQDGPSLPKLIVAAVAESKERKGMSLAALKKVLAGKGVDVSKANKRINTAVTKLVTKGTLSQTKGTGASGSFKLAKEPKAAKPEKKVVKKKAPVKAKKPAAKKSAAAKKPAAKKPAAAAAAAAKKSPKKAPAKKAAKKPAKSPKKAAAKKPKAAAVKKPKAAAKKSPAKKPAAKKAAAKKAKK; via the coding sequence ATGGCAGAGGAAGCTCCAGCAGCCGCGCCGGCTAAGGCTCCGGCCAAAGCCCCGAAGAAGAAGTCCGCTCCCCGGGCCAAGCAGGACGGACCCAGCCTCCCGAAACTGATCGTGGCCGCCGTGGCCGAGTCCAAGGAGCGCAAGGGGATGTCCCTGGCGGCCCTCAAGAAGGTGCTGGCCGGGAAAGGAGTGGACGTGAGCAAGGCCAACAAGCGCATCAACACCGCCGTCACCAAGCTGGTCACCAAAGGGACCCTGAGCCAGACTAAGGGCACGGGGGCCTCCGGCTCCTTCAAGCTCGCCAAGGAGCCCAAAGCCGCTAAACCGGAAAAGAAGGTGGTGAAGAAGAAGGCTCCCGTCAAGGCCAAGAAGCCCGCCGCCAAGAAGAGCGCAGCGGCCAAGAAACCCGCCGCCAAGAAACCCGCagcagcggcggcagcagcagccaaGAAGTCCCCGAAGAAGGCTCCGGCCAAGAAAGCGGCCAAGAAGCCCGCCAAGAGCCCCAAGAAGGCCGCGGCCAAGAAACCCAAGGCCGCCGCCGTCAAGAAGCCCAAGGCCGCAGCCAAGAAAAGTCCAGCAAAGAAACCTGCAGCCAAGAAGGCCGCAGCGAAGAAGGCCAAGAAATAA